The proteins below are encoded in one region of Panulirus ornatus isolate Po-2019 chromosome 4, ASM3632096v1, whole genome shotgun sequence:
- the LOC139764966 gene encoding uncharacterized protein isoform X1 codes for MALTTHYCLTLGVLLLTVAALVTSAPAHGPLEQGFDTQQDNLEKGFDNQEENRDQGLDTHQENLQEGEDSHKKDLELGIDTEQENLEQGVESQQENLERGIDTQQENLEQGIDTQQENLEQGVESQQENLERGIDTQEENLEQGIYTQQENLELGIDTEQENLEQGVESQQENLERGIDTQEENLEQGIDTQQENLELGIDTQQENLQEGEDSQQENLERSEDYQQENLDRSEDSRQESLARSEDSHQEDLERSESSELENLKHSESSLQENLDRSEDSQLESLEQSEVTQHGDNTQELEEDEYFEEDDYLEQAELEAVEGYFVHEEAEEDDGSEHEDDRGRHSVRHSPLVVVLPTGSHTSQGHPPPVRVIQNHKPVHLPHHSTADGLPSLHITTEHRPPHIVTGHGSHHSITDGLPSLHITTEHRPPHTVTGHGSHHSTTNSLTSLHITTEHRPPHTVTGHGSHHSTTDGLTSHHITTEHRPPHVVTGHGSHHSTTDGLTSHHITTEHRPPHTVTGHGSHHSTTDGLPSLHITTEHRPSHTVTGHGSHHSITDGLPSLHITTEHRPPHTVTGHGSHHSTTDGLTSHHITTEHRPPHTVTGHGSHHSTTDGLPSLHITTEHRPPHTVTGHGSHHSTTDGLTSHQITTEHRPPHTVTGHGSHHSITDGLPSLHITTEHRPPHTVTEHGSHHSTTDGLPSLHITTEHHPPHTVTGHGSHHSTTDGLTSHHITTEHRPHHTVTGHGSHHSITDGLPSLHITTEHHPPHTVTGHGSHHSITDGLPSLHITTEHRPPHTVTGHGSHHSNTDGLTSHQITTEHRPPHTVTGHGSHHSSTTQLPHHIGALIKTGPDVRVNFGPKCQKGDACPKH; via the exons ATGGctctcaccacccactactgTCTGACGCTGGGTgtgttgctgctgacggtggcCGCCCTCGTCACCTCGGCTCCCGCTCACGGCCCTCTCGAGCAGGGCTTCGACACCCAGCAAGACAACCTCGAAAAGGGCTTCGACAACCAAGAGGAGAACCGTGATCAAGGGCTCGACACGCACCAAGAGAACCTCCAAGAGGGCGAAGATTCCCATAAAAAAGACCTTGAGCTAGGGATCGACACTGAACAAGAGAACCTCGAGCAAGGGGTCGAATCTCAACAAGAGAACCTCGAGCGAGGGATCGACACTCAACAAGAGAACCTTGAGCAAGGGATCGACACTCAACAAGAGAACCTCGAGCAGGGGGTCGAATCTCAACAAGAGAACCTCGAGCGAGGGATCGACACTCAGGAAGAGAACCTTGAGCAAGGGATCTACACTCAACAAGAGAACCTTGAGCTAGGGATCGACACTGAACAAGAGAACCTCGAGCAGGGGGTCGAATCTCAACAAGAGAACCTCGAGCGAGGGATCGACACTCAGGAAGAGAACCTTGAGCAAGGGATCGACACTCAACAAGAGAACCTTGAGCTAGGGATCGACACTCAACAAGAGAACCTCCAAGAGGGAGAAGATTCCCAGCAGGAGAACCTTGAGCGTAGCGAAGATTACCAGCAGGAGAACCTTGACCGTAGCGAAGATTCCCGGCAGGAGAGCCTTGCGCGTAGCGAAGATTCCCATCAGGAGGACCTTGAGCGTAGCGAATCTTCTGAGCTGGAGAACCTTAAGCATAGTGAATCTTCCCTGCAGGAGAACCTTGACCGTAGCGAAGATTCCCAGCTGGAGAGCCTTGAGCAGAGCGAAGTCACCCAGCATGGCGACAACACTCAAGAACTGGAGGAGGACGAGTATTTCGAGGAGGACGACTATCTCGAACAAGCAGAACTCGAGGCGGTGGAAGGCTATTTCGTGCACGAAGAAGCTGAGGAAGACGACGGATCAGAACATGAAGATGATCGAGGCAGACACAGCGTCAGACATTCGCCCTTAGTCGTTGTTCTGCCCACAG GTTCACATACCTCACAAGGTCACCCTCCTCCAGTGAGAGTCATTCAGAACCACAAGCCCGTCCACCTTCCACACCACAGCACCGCCGACGGTCTCCCTTCCCTGCACATCACCACTGAACACCGTCCTCCTCACATAGTCACCGGACATGGTTCACACCACAGCATCACCGACGGTCTCCCTTCCCTGCACATCACCACTGAACACCGACCTCCTCACACAGTAACCGGACATGgttcacaccacagcaccaccaacagTCTGACTTCCCTGCACATCACCACTGAACACCGTCCTCCTCACACAGTCACCGGACATGgttcacaccacagcaccaccgacGGGCTCActtcccaccacatcaccactgaaCACCGTCCTCCTCACGTGGTCACCGGACATGgttcacaccacagcaccaccgacGGTCTCActtcccaccacatcaccactgaaCACCGTCCTCCTCACACAGTCACCGGACATGgttcacaccacagcaccaccgacGGTCTCCCTTCCCTGCACATCACCACTGAACACCGTCCTTCTCACACAGTCACCGGACATGGTTCACACCACAGCATCACCGACGGTCTCCCTTCCCTGCACATCACCACTGAACACCGTCCTCCTCACACAGTCACCGGACATGgttcacaccacagcaccaccgatGGGCTCACTTCCCATCACATCACCACTGAGCACCGTCCTCCTCACACAGTCACCGGACATGgttcacaccacagcaccaccgacGGTCTCCCTTCCCTGCACATCACCACTGAACACCGTCCTCCTCACACAGTCACCGGACATGgttcacaccacagcaccaccgacGGGCTCACTTCCCACCAAATCACCACTGAGCACCGTCCTCCTCACACAGTCACTGGACATGGTTCACACCACAGCATCACCGACGGCCTCCCTTCCCTGCACATCACCACTGAACACCGTCCTCCTCACACAGTCACCGAACATGgttcacaccacagcaccaccgacGGTCTCCCTTCCCTACACATCACCACTgaacaccatcctccccacacagtcACCGGACATGgttcacaccacagcaccaccgacGGGCTCActtcccaccacatcaccactgaaCACCGACCTCATCACACAGTCACCGGACATGGTTCACACCACAGCATCACCGACGGGCTCCCTTCCCTGCACATCACCACTGagcaccatcctccccacacagtcACCGGACATGGTTCACACCACAGCATCACCGACGGTCTCCCTTCCCTGCACATCACCACTGAACACCGACCTCCTCACACAGTCACCGGACATGGttcacaccacagcaacaccgaTGGTCTCACTTCCCACCAAattaccactgaacaccgtc
- the LOC139764966 gene encoding uncharacterized protein isoform X4, with product MALTTHYCLTLGVLLLTVAALVTSAPAHGPLEQGFDTQQDNLEKGFDNQEENRDQGLDTHQENLQEGEDSHKKDLELGIDTEQENLEQGVESQQENLERGIDTQQENLEQGIDTQQENLEQGVESQQENLERGIDTQEENLEQGIYTQQENLELGIDTEQENLEQGVESQQENLERGIDTQEENLEQGIDTQQENLELGIDTQQENLQEGEDSQQENLERSEDYQQENLDRSEDSRQESLARSEDSHQEDLERSESSELENLKHSESSLQENLDRSEDSQLESLEQSEVTQHGDNTQELEEDEYFEEDDYLEQAELEAVEGRQARVHIPHKVTLLQ from the exons ATGGctctcaccacccactactgTCTGACGCTGGGTgtgttgctgctgacggtggcCGCCCTCGTCACCTCGGCTCCCGCTCACGGCCCTCTCGAGCAGGGCTTCGACACCCAGCAAGACAACCTCGAAAAGGGCTTCGACAACCAAGAGGAGAACCGTGATCAAGGGCTCGACACGCACCAAGAGAACCTCCAAGAGGGCGAAGATTCCCATAAAAAAGACCTTGAGCTAGGGATCGACACTGAACAAGAGAACCTCGAGCAAGGGGTCGAATCTCAACAAGAGAACCTCGAGCGAGGGATCGACACTCAACAAGAGAACCTTGAGCAAGGGATCGACACTCAACAAGAGAACCTCGAGCAGGGGGTCGAATCTCAACAAGAGAACCTCGAGCGAGGGATCGACACTCAGGAAGAGAACCTTGAGCAAGGGATCTACACTCAACAAGAGAACCTTGAGCTAGGGATCGACACTGAACAAGAGAACCTCGAGCAGGGGGTCGAATCTCAACAAGAGAACCTCGAGCGAGGGATCGACACTCAGGAAGAGAACCTTGAGCAAGGGATCGACACTCAACAAGAGAACCTTGAGCTAGGGATCGACACTCAACAAGAGAACCTCCAAGAGGGAGAAGATTCCCAGCAGGAGAACCTTGAGCGTAGCGAAGATTACCAGCAGGAGAACCTTGACCGTAGCGAAGATTCCCGGCAGGAGAGCCTTGCGCGTAGCGAAGATTCCCATCAGGAGGACCTTGAGCGTAGCGAATCTTCTGAGCTGGAGAACCTTAAGCATAGTGAATCTTCCCTGCAGGAGAACCTTGACCGTAGCGAAGATTCCCAGCTGGAGAGCCTTGAGCAGAGCGAAGTCACCCAGCATGGCGACAACACTCAAGAACTGGAGGAGGACGAGTATTTCGAGGAGGACGACTATCTCGAACAAGCAGAACTCGAGGCGGTGGAAGGC AGACAGGCCCGT GTTCACATACCTCACAAGGTCACCCTCCTCCAGTGA
- the LOC139764966 gene encoding uncharacterized protein isoform X3, whose translation MALTTHYCLTLGVLLLTVAALVTSAPAHGPLEQGFDTQQDNLEKGFDNQEENRDQGLDTHQENLQEGEDSHKKDLELGIDTEQENLEQGVESQQENLERGIDTQQENLEQGIDTQQENLEQGVESQQENLERGIDTQEENLEQGIYTQQENLELGIDTEQENLEQGVESQQENLERGIDTQEENLEQGIDTQQENLELGIDTQQENLQEGEDSQQENLERSEDYQQENLDRSEDSRQESLARSEDSHQEDLERSESSELENLKHSESSLQENLDRSEDSQLESLEQSEVTQHGDNTQELEEDEYFEEDDYLEQAELEAVEGRQARVAVRQLRFLTQA comes from the exons ATGGctctcaccacccactactgTCTGACGCTGGGTgtgttgctgctgacggtggcCGCCCTCGTCACCTCGGCTCCCGCTCACGGCCCTCTCGAGCAGGGCTTCGACACCCAGCAAGACAACCTCGAAAAGGGCTTCGACAACCAAGAGGAGAACCGTGATCAAGGGCTCGACACGCACCAAGAGAACCTCCAAGAGGGCGAAGATTCCCATAAAAAAGACCTTGAGCTAGGGATCGACACTGAACAAGAGAACCTCGAGCAAGGGGTCGAATCTCAACAAGAGAACCTCGAGCGAGGGATCGACACTCAACAAGAGAACCTTGAGCAAGGGATCGACACTCAACAAGAGAACCTCGAGCAGGGGGTCGAATCTCAACAAGAGAACCTCGAGCGAGGGATCGACACTCAGGAAGAGAACCTTGAGCAAGGGATCTACACTCAACAAGAGAACCTTGAGCTAGGGATCGACACTGAACAAGAGAACCTCGAGCAGGGGGTCGAATCTCAACAAGAGAACCTCGAGCGAGGGATCGACACTCAGGAAGAGAACCTTGAGCAAGGGATCGACACTCAACAAGAGAACCTTGAGCTAGGGATCGACACTCAACAAGAGAACCTCCAAGAGGGAGAAGATTCCCAGCAGGAGAACCTTGAGCGTAGCGAAGATTACCAGCAGGAGAACCTTGACCGTAGCGAAGATTCCCGGCAGGAGAGCCTTGCGCGTAGCGAAGATTCCCATCAGGAGGACCTTGAGCGTAGCGAATCTTCTGAGCTGGAGAACCTTAAGCATAGTGAATCTTCCCTGCAGGAGAACCTTGACCGTAGCGAAGATTCCCAGCTGGAGAGCCTTGAGCAGAGCGAAGTCACCCAGCATGGCGACAACACTCAAGAACTGGAGGAGGACGAGTATTTCGAGGAGGACGACTATCTCGAACAAGCAGAACTCGAGGCGGTGGAAGGC AGACAGGCCCGTGTGG
- the LOC139764966 gene encoding uncharacterized protein isoform X2, producing MALTTHYCLTLGVLLLTVAALVTSAPAHGPLEQGFDTQQDNLEKGFDNQEENRDQGLDTHQENLQEGEDSHKKDLELGIDTEQENLEQGVESQQENLERGIDTQQENLEQGIDTQQENLEQGVESQQENLERGIDTQEENLEQGIYTQQENLELGIDTEQENLEQGVESQQENLERGIDTQEENLEQGIDTQQENLELGIDTQQENLQEGEDSQQENLERSEDYQQENLDRSEDSRQESLARSEDSHQEDLERSESSELENLKHSESSLQENLDRSEDSQLESLEQSEVTQHGDNTQELEEDEYFEEDDYLEQAELEAVEGYFVHEEAEEDDGSEHEDDRGRHSVRHSPLVVVLPTAVRQLRFLTQA from the coding sequence ATGGctctcaccacccactactgTCTGACGCTGGGTgtgttgctgctgacggtggcCGCCCTCGTCACCTCGGCTCCCGCTCACGGCCCTCTCGAGCAGGGCTTCGACACCCAGCAAGACAACCTCGAAAAGGGCTTCGACAACCAAGAGGAGAACCGTGATCAAGGGCTCGACACGCACCAAGAGAACCTCCAAGAGGGCGAAGATTCCCATAAAAAAGACCTTGAGCTAGGGATCGACACTGAACAAGAGAACCTCGAGCAAGGGGTCGAATCTCAACAAGAGAACCTCGAGCGAGGGATCGACACTCAACAAGAGAACCTTGAGCAAGGGATCGACACTCAACAAGAGAACCTCGAGCAGGGGGTCGAATCTCAACAAGAGAACCTCGAGCGAGGGATCGACACTCAGGAAGAGAACCTTGAGCAAGGGATCTACACTCAACAAGAGAACCTTGAGCTAGGGATCGACACTGAACAAGAGAACCTCGAGCAGGGGGTCGAATCTCAACAAGAGAACCTCGAGCGAGGGATCGACACTCAGGAAGAGAACCTTGAGCAAGGGATCGACACTCAACAAGAGAACCTTGAGCTAGGGATCGACACTCAACAAGAGAACCTCCAAGAGGGAGAAGATTCCCAGCAGGAGAACCTTGAGCGTAGCGAAGATTACCAGCAGGAGAACCTTGACCGTAGCGAAGATTCCCGGCAGGAGAGCCTTGCGCGTAGCGAAGATTCCCATCAGGAGGACCTTGAGCGTAGCGAATCTTCTGAGCTGGAGAACCTTAAGCATAGTGAATCTTCCCTGCAGGAGAACCTTGACCGTAGCGAAGATTCCCAGCTGGAGAGCCTTGAGCAGAGCGAAGTCACCCAGCATGGCGACAACACTCAAGAACTGGAGGAGGACGAGTATTTCGAGGAGGACGACTATCTCGAACAAGCAGAACTCGAGGCGGTGGAAGGCTATTTCGTGCACGAAGAAGCTGAGGAAGACGACGGATCAGAACATGAAGATGATCGAGGCAGACACAGCGTCAGACATTCGCCCTTAGTCGTTGTTCTGCCCACAG